In the genome of Enterobacteriaceae endosymbiont of Donacia marginata, one region contains:
- the mutS gene encoding DNA mismatch repair protein MutS has product MSTPMMEQYFKFKKQYPNILLFYRLGDFYEMFFEDAKKASKLLNIVLTKRGKLNGKPIPMAGIPVNSIENYLSKLIKLGESIAICEQIEKKKDTLFKNKILNREIVRIITPGTVSDDILLNNNIDNLIGSIYQDIKSGFGYATLNISSGDFRIMENKDINIIAGELQRTNPKELLYSENFQDISLLEKRNCIRRRPLWEFDIDTAVQQLNMQFKTQNLKSFGIEKSFLAIRAAGCLIQYVKDTQRVYLPHINNIFLENHNNEIIMDENTRKNLEIINSISGDKDNTLIKVLDYTMTNMGSRLLQRWLNNPIRNVKIILNRQKNIFVLQKYFLDFQKILLKISDIERIIARLALKTAKPYDLVSLRQTLNYLPKIYKILKKINNCEIKLKILDLGLFSSLKKLLEESIKKKPSLSLKEGNVIATGYNKELDKLRELSNDSNQYLSFIENQERNLLKIEKLKIGYNTIHGYYIQINKSYKDNLPNKYIQIQTLKNCKRYTIPELQKYQKNILLSKEKLLNLEKYLYNKLFYYITPFLVNLQKISLYLSELDVLCNLAERSLTLNYTCPIISKKIGISLINSRHPIVENILKSSFIPNNVILTDKQNMLLITGPNMGGKSTYMRQIALIILMTYIGSYVPADKAIIGPIDRIFTRIGSTDNISFGLSTFMVEMIETANILRNATKKSLVLMDEIGRGTSTHDGLAIAWACAENIAKKIKSLTLFATNYIELTNLKIKNKCIKNMYFDAIEVNNSIVFLYKIKNGSINKNYGLFVASLAGIPKEVINQAKKKIKQLENYNI; this is encoded by the coding sequence ATGTCTACACCAATGATGGAACAATATTTCAAATTTAAAAAACAATATCCTAATATTTTACTTTTTTATAGATTAGGAGATTTTTATGAAATGTTTTTTGAAGATGCAAAAAAAGCATCGAAATTATTAAATATTGTATTAACTAAAAGAGGTAAATTAAACGGGAAACCTATCCCGATGGCAGGAATACCAGTTAATAGTATAGAAAATTATTTATCCAAATTAATTAAATTAGGAGAATCTATAGCTATTTGTGAGCAAATAGAAAAAAAAAAGGACACGTTATTTAAAAATAAAATTTTAAATAGGGAAATAGTTCGTATTATTACTCCTGGAACAGTTAGTGATGATATTTTATTAAATAATAATATTGATAATTTGATAGGATCAATATATCAAGATATAAAATCAGGATTTGGTTATGCTACATTAAATATTAGTTCTGGTGATTTTAGAATTATGGAAAATAAAGATATTAATATAATTGCAGGAGAATTACAAAGAACAAATCCAAAAGAATTATTATATTCTGAAAATTTTCAAGATATAAGTTTGTTAGAAAAAAGAAATTGTATTAGACGTAGACCATTATGGGAATTTGATATAGATACAGCAGTTCAACAATTAAATATGCAATTTAAAACTCAGAACTTAAAAAGTTTTGGTATTGAAAAATCATTTTTAGCTATTAGAGCTGCTGGATGTTTAATACAATATGTTAAAGATACACAAAGAGTATATTTACCACATATTAATAATATTTTTTTAGAAAATCATAATAATGAAATTATTATGGATGAAAATACACGTAAAAATTTAGAAATTATTAATAGTATCTCAGGTGATAAAGATAATACTTTAATTAAAGTATTAGATTATACCATGACTAATATGGGTAGTCGTTTATTGCAAAGATGGTTAAATAACCCAATACGTAATGTTAAAATTATTTTAAATAGACAAAAAAATATTTTTGTTTTACAAAAATATTTTTTAGATTTTCAAAAAATATTATTAAAAATTAGTGATATTGAAAGAATTATTGCTAGATTAGCTTTAAAAACTGCAAAACCATATGATTTAGTATCTTTAAGACAAACATTAAATTATTTACCAAAAATTTATAAAATTCTTAAAAAAATTAATAATTGTGAAATAAAATTAAAAATTTTAGATCTAGGACTTTTTTCTTCATTAAAAAAATTATTAGAAGAATCTATAAAAAAAAAACCTTCTTTATCTTTAAAAGAAGGAAATGTTATAGCTACTGGATATAATAAAGAATTAGATAAATTAAGAGAACTATCAAATGATTCAAATCAATATTTATCTTTTATAGAAAATCAAGAACGTAATTTACTAAAAATAGAAAAATTAAAGATAGGATATAATACAATTCATGGATATTATATTCAAATTAATAAAAGTTATAAAGATAATCTACCTAATAAGTATATTCAAATTCAAACTTTAAAAAATTGTAAAAGATATACTATTCCTGAATTACAAAAATATCAAAAAAATATTTTATTATCTAAAGAAAAACTTTTAAATTTAGAAAAATATTTATATAATAAATTATTTTATTATATTACCCCCTTTTTAGTAAATTTACAAAAAATATCATTATATTTATCTGAATTAGATGTATTATGTAATCTAGCTGAACGATCTCTAACTTTAAATTACACATGTCCTATAATTAGTAAAAAAATAGGAATATCATTAATTAACTCTAGACATCCTATTGTTGAAAATATTCTAAAATCATCTTTTATACCTAATAATGTCATATTAACTGATAAACAAAATATGTTATTAATAACAGGTCCTAATATGGGTGGTAAAAGCACATATATGAGACAAATAGCATTAATTATTTTAATGACTTATATAGGTAGTTATGTTCCTGCAGATAAAGCTATTATAGGCCCGATAGATAGAATATTTACTAGAATAGGATCAACAGATAATATTTCTTTCGGTTTATCCACCTTTATGGTAGAAATGATAGAAACCGCTAATATTTTAAGAAATGCAACGAAAAAAAGTTTAGTATTAATGGATGAAATCGGAAGAGGCACATCTACTCATGATGGTTTAGCTATAGCTTGGGCTTGTGCGGAAAATATTGCTAAAAAAATTAAATCACTTACTTTATTTGCAACTAATTATATTGAATTAACTAACTTAAAAATTAAAAATAAATGTATAAAGAATATGTATTTTGACGCAATAGAAGTTAACAATTCTATTGTTTTTTTATACAAAATTAAAAATGGATCAATTAATAAAAATTATGGCTTATTTGTAGCATCTTTAGCAGGTATTCCTAAAGAAGTTATTAATCAAGCAAAAAAAAAAATTAAACAATTAGAAAATTATAATATTTAA
- the gyrA gene encoding DNA gyrase subunit A produces MNFFAKEIKLINIEEELKNSYLDYAMSVIIGRALPDVRDGLKPVHRRILYAMYILGNTWNKSYKKSARIVGDVIGKYHPHGDNAVYDTIVRLAQSFSLRYPLIKGQGNFGSIDGDSAAAMRYTEIKMSKISQEIINDLEKNTVNFLSNYDDTEKIPEIMPTKIPNLLINGSSGIAVGMTTNIPPHNITEVINACLAYIKNNTITIKELMNYIPGPDFPTAGIIYGIDEIENAYNTGKGKIFLRGRIKINKDKQKKYKKIIIYELPYQINKSKLIEKIAYLIKEKKIQGIKTLRDESDKDGIRILIKIKKDTSINVILNNLYKLTPLQTSFSIKMVSLYKGKPTLMSLKNIIKAFISHRREIVIRRTNYEINKARNKAHILEGLIVALLNIKKIIKIIRSSKISETIKDKIYLQSWKIPNIFQIFNLQEKKTLNIYLTNSNLIKFNDNYHFSYTQITAILELKLNKLTNLEHKKLCIEYENLIYKISNLMKIIENYEYLMKVIYNELVLVRKEFGDKRKTEIILNDKNNSIIQKKDLIKHEKVIITLSYQGYIKYQKITEYNLQHRGGKGKIAVRLKENDFIYKILIAYTHDQILCFSNKGYLYWLKVYDIPEANRYSKGKPIINFLPLKNNEFINTFIVINNYSDNSNLIMVTLQGKIKKTNLNKFNKPRSNGIIAIKLKKNDILIGVSIIKQNDKIMLFSSLGKVVKFNESQIKSMGRNTIGVKGISFLNKKKDYVVSLIVLNHKFQKNIFTITENGYGKCTNNKNYPTRSRATKGIISMKINQRNGKLAGSLKVTDNDQVIIITNMGTLIRINISEICVVGRNTKGVIIIKTKYNEKVIGLQKI; encoded by the coding sequence ATGAATTTTTTTGCCAAAGAAATAAAATTAATTAATATTGAAGAAGAATTAAAAAATTCTTATTTAGATTATGCAATGTCAGTTATAATAGGAAGAGCATTACCAGATGTACGAGATGGATTAAAACCAGTACATAGACGTATATTATACGCTATGTATATATTAGGAAATACATGGAATAAATCTTATAAAAAATCAGCAAGAATAGTAGGAGATGTAATAGGTAAATATCATCCTCATGGAGATAATGCAGTTTATGATACAATTGTAAGATTAGCACAAAGTTTTTCATTAAGATATCCGTTAATAAAAGGACAAGGTAATTTTGGTTCTATTGATGGAGATTCTGCAGCAGCTATGCGTTATACTGAAATAAAAATGTCTAAAATTTCTCAAGAAATTATTAATGATTTAGAAAAAAATACAGTAAATTTTTTATCTAATTATGATGATACAGAAAAAATACCTGAAATAATGCCTACAAAAATACCTAATTTATTAATAAATGGATCATCTGGAATAGCAGTGGGTATGACAACTAATATTCCCCCACATAATATTACTGAAGTAATTAATGCTTGTTTAGCTTATATTAAAAATAATACTATTACTATTAAAGAATTAATGAATTATATACCAGGTCCTGATTTTCCTACTGCAGGTATTATTTATGGTATTGATGAAATTGAAAATGCATATAATACAGGAAAAGGCAAAATTTTTCTTAGAGGACGTATTAAAATTAATAAAGATAAACAAAAAAAATATAAAAAAATAATAATTTATGAACTTCCTTATCAAATAAATAAATCTAAATTAATAGAAAAAATAGCTTATTTAATAAAAGAAAAAAAAATTCAGGGAATTAAAACTTTAAGAGATGAATCGGATAAAGATGGAATCCGAATTTTAATTAAAATAAAAAAAGATACATCTATTAATGTAATTTTAAATAATTTATATAAATTAACACCTTTACAAACTAGTTTTAGTATAAAAATGGTTTCCTTATATAAAGGTAAACCGACATTAATGTCTTTAAAAAATATTATTAAAGCATTTATCTCACATAGACGTGAAATAGTAATAAGAAGAACAAATTATGAAATAAATAAAGCTCGTAATAAAGCACATATATTAGAAGGATTGATAGTTGCTTTATTAAATATAAAAAAAATTATTAAAATTATACGTTCTTCTAAAATATCAGAAACTATAAAAGATAAAATTTATTTACAATCTTGGAAAATTCCAAATATATTTCAAATATTTAATTTACAAGAAAAAAAAACATTAAATATTTATTTAACTAATTCTAATTTAATAAAATTTAATGATAATTATCATTTTAGTTATACACAAATTACAGCTATTCTAGAGTTAAAATTAAATAAATTAACAAATTTAGAACATAAAAAATTATGTATAGAATATGAAAATTTAATATATAAAATATCAAATTTAATGAAAATCATTGAAAATTATGAATACTTAATGAAAGTAATATATAATGAATTAGTTTTAGTAAGAAAAGAATTTGGAGATAAAAGAAAAACAGAAATTATTTTAAATGATAAAAATAATTCTATAATTCAAAAAAAAGACTTAATTAAGCATGAAAAAGTTATTATTACTTTATCTTATCAGGGATATATTAAATATCAAAAAATTACCGAATATAATTTACAACATAGAGGTGGTAAAGGGAAAATAGCTGTAAGATTAAAAGAAAACGATTTTATATATAAAATATTAATAGCATATACTCATGATCAGATTTTATGTTTTTCTAATAAAGGATATTTATATTGGTTAAAAGTATACGATATACCTGAAGCTAATAGATATTCAAAAGGAAAACCTATTATAAATTTTCTTCCTTTAAAAAATAATGAATTTATTAATACTTTTATTGTAATAAATAATTATTCAGATAATTCTAATTTAATTATGGTAACCTTACAAGGTAAAATTAAAAAAACAAATTTAAACAAATTTAATAAACCTAGATCTAATGGGATTATTGCAATAAAATTAAAAAAAAATGATATTTTAATAGGAGTATCAATTATTAAGCAAAATGATAAAATTATGTTATTTTCTTCACTAGGGAAAGTAGTGAAATTTAATGAATCTCAAATTAAGTCAATGGGAAGAAATACAATAGGTGTAAAAGGTATTAGTTTTTTAAATAAAAAAAAAGATTATGTAGTTTCATTAATAGTATTAAACCATAAATTTCAAAAAAATATTTTTACTATAACAGAAAATGGATATGGAAAATGTACTAATAATAAAAATTATCCTACAAGATCTAGAGCTACAAAAGGAATTATATCTATGAAAATTAATCAAAGAAATGGAAAATTAGCAGGATCTTTAAAAGTAACAGATAATGATCAAGTAATTATTATTACTAACATGGGCACATTAATACGTATAAATATATCTGAAATTTGTGTTGTTGGAAGAAACACAAAAGGCGTAATTATAATTAAAACAAAATATAATGAAAAAGTTATTGGATTACAAAAAATTTAA
- the metK gene encoding methionine adenosyltransferase, translated as MTEYLFTSESVSEGHPDKIADQISDAILDKIIEQDINSRVACETYIKNNIVLIGGEITTKAKINIEKITRKTIKEIGYTNPDRGFDASTCTILNIISKQSKDINKGITSNLDKANQKAGDQGFVFGYATNETNVFMPAPIIYAHKLMYQQALIRKKKILSWLEPDAKSQITFKYKNDKIIDIDSVVLSTQISKEISSKKLEEAIMEEIIKPVLPKIWINKKTKFFINPSGRFIIGGPISDCGLTGRKIIVDTYGGMARHGGGAFSGKDPSKIDRSAAYAARYIAKNIVASSLASRCEIQIAYIIGIAKPISIMVNTFGTGKVSDKKITLFIKKNFDLRPFSLITMLDLLKPIYKKTASYGHFGRNIFSWEKTDKILQFRNFFEIN; from the coding sequence ATGACAGAATATTTATTTACTTCAGAATCTGTATCCGAAGGACATCCTGATAAAATAGCAGATCAAATTTCTGATGCTATTTTAGATAAGATAATTGAACAAGATATTAATTCACGTGTAGCATGTGAAACATATATTAAAAATAATATAGTATTAATTGGAGGAGAAATAACAACAAAAGCTAAAATAAATATAGAAAAAATAACTAGAAAAACTATAAAAGAAATAGGATATACAAATCCTGATAGGGGATTTGATGCTAGTACATGTACAATATTAAATATTATTAGTAAACAATCAAAAGATATTAATAAAGGTATAACATCAAATTTAGATAAAGCTAATCAAAAAGCAGGAGATCAGGGATTTGTATTTGGTTATGCAACAAATGAAACAAATGTTTTTATGCCAGCCCCTATTATATATGCACATAAATTAATGTATCAACAAGCATTAATTAGAAAAAAAAAAATTTTATCATGGTTAGAACCAGATGCAAAGAGTCAAATTACCTTTAAATATAAAAATGATAAAATTATTGATATAGATTCTGTAGTTTTATCAACACAAATTTCTAAAGAGATATCGTCCAAAAAATTAGAAGAAGCAATTATGGAAGAAATTATTAAACCTGTTTTACCTAAGATATGGATCAATAAAAAAACAAAATTTTTTATTAATCCTTCTGGTCGTTTTATTATTGGAGGACCTATTAGTGATTGTGGGTTAACTGGGAGAAAAATTATTGTAGATACTTATGGAGGTATGGCAAGGCATGGAGGAGGAGCATTTTCTGGGAAAGATCCATCAAAAATAGATAGATCAGCTGCTTATGCTGCTCGTTATATAGCTAAAAATATAGTAGCATCATCTCTAGCTTCAAGATGTGAAATCCAAATTGCATATATTATTGGTATTGCTAAACCAATTTCCATAATGGTAAATACATTTGGTACTGGAAAAGTATCTGATAAAAAAATAACTTTATTTATTAAAAAAAATTTTGATTTAAGACCTTTTAGTCTAATAACAATGTTAGATTTATTAAAACCTATATATAAAAAAACTGCATCTTATGGTCATTTTGGTAGAAATATTTTTTCATGGGAAAAAACAGATAAAATATTACAGTTTAGAAATTTTTTTGAAATTAATTAA
- the tkt gene encoding transketolase → MPSRRDLANAIRFLSIDAIENSKSGHPGAPMGMADIAEVLWRNYLNHNPNNPTWINRDRFILSNGHCVMLIYSLLHLTGYNLTVSDLKNFRRLYSKTPGHPEFRCTPNIETSTGPLGQGLANAVGMAIAEKTLASQFNRLNYNIIDHYTYVFLGDGCLMEGISHEVCSLAGTLKLKKLIVFYDNNGISIDGNITGWFNDDTKKRFESYGWNVISNIDGHNFQKIEKAIDKAKSLKEEKPSLLICNTIIAFGSPNKSDKNISHGAPLGKEEVILTRKNLNWKYKPFEIPLDIYKKWDAKKIGNIKESKWENIFKKYCNKFPILAKEFKRRINNLLPKNWNDEVTKFIYKLNNTNTNFSTRESSQYILQKYSKLLPELIGGSADLSSSNLTILKNSKPINKFKNGNYIHYGVREFGMMAIANGISLYKGFIPYTATFLVFSDYCRNAIRMAALMKIRNIMIYTHDSIGLGEDGPTHQPIEQLSSLRLIPNISIWRPCDKIETAISWKISIENIYKPTVLILSRQNLPTQKRNKKQISLISYGAYILKDCLDKNPQIILIATGSEVSLAVEIYKKLSFLKYKIRVISMPSTDTFDKQTKEYQDYILPKHIKKRVAIEAGSTDFWYKYVGLNGLVIGINKFGYSGSAEKLFEKFGFTVENIILKIKKTFKII, encoded by the coding sequence ATGCCTTCTAGAAGAGATCTTGCTAATGCTATTAGATTTTTAAGTATAGATGCTATAGAAAATTCTAAATCAGGACATCCTGGGGCCCCAATGGGTATGGCTGATATAGCTGAAGTACTTTGGCGCAATTATTTAAATCATAATCCTAATAATCCAACATGGATTAATCGTGATAGATTTATATTATCTAATGGTCATTGTGTTATGTTAATTTATAGTTTATTACATTTAACTGGATATAATTTAACAGTTTCTGATTTAAAAAATTTTAGAAGATTATATTCTAAAACTCCAGGTCATCCTGAATTTAGATGTACTCCTAATATTGAAACTAGTACTGGACCATTAGGTCAGGGATTAGCTAATGCTGTTGGTATGGCCATAGCGGAAAAAACATTAGCTTCACAATTTAATAGATTAAATTATAATATAATCGATCATTATACTTATGTATTTTTAGGTGATGGTTGTTTAATGGAAGGTATTTCTCATGAAGTATGTTCTTTAGCAGGAACATTAAAATTAAAAAAATTAATAGTTTTTTATGATAATAATGGTATTTCTATAGATGGTAATATTACAGGATGGTTTAATGATGATACTAAAAAAAGATTTGAATCATATGGATGGAATGTAATATCAAACATAGATGGCCATAATTTTCAAAAAATAGAAAAAGCTATTGATAAAGCTAAATCTTTAAAAGAAGAAAAACCTTCCTTATTAATTTGTAATACAATTATTGCTTTTGGATCACCAAATAAATCTGATAAAAATATTTCTCATGGGGCTCCTCTAGGTAAGGAGGAAGTTATTCTAACAAGAAAAAATTTAAATTGGAAATATAAACCTTTTGAAATTCCTTTAGATATTTATAAAAAATGGGATGCAAAAAAAATAGGTAATATAAAAGAATCTAAATGGGAAAATATATTTAAAAAATATTGTAATAAATTTCCTATTTTAGCTAAAGAATTTAAAAGAAGGATTAATAATCTTCTTCCCAAAAATTGGAATGACGAAGTAACAAAATTTATTTATAAATTAAATAATACTAATACTAATTTCTCGACAAGAGAATCATCACAATATATTTTACAAAAATATTCTAAGTTATTACCAGAATTGATAGGTGGATCAGCAGATTTATCAAGTAGTAATTTAACTATTTTAAAAAATTCTAAACCAATTAATAAATTTAAAAATGGAAATTATATCCATTATGGAGTAAGAGAATTTGGTATGATGGCAATTGCAAATGGAATTTCTTTATATAAAGGATTTATTCCTTATACAGCTACTTTTTTAGTTTTTTCAGATTATTGTCGTAATGCCATAAGAATGGCTGCTTTAATGAAAATTAGAAATATAATGATTTATACTCATGATTCTATTGGGTTAGGTGAAGATGGTCCCACACATCAACCAATAGAACAATTATCTAGTTTAAGACTAATTCCTAATATAAGTATTTGGCGTCCATGTGATAAAATTGAAACAGCTATATCATGGAAAATTAGTATCGAAAATATATATAAACCCACTGTTTTAATTTTATCAAGACAAAACTTACCTACACAAAAAAGGAATAAAAAACAAATATCACTTATATCATATGGAGCATATATTTTAAAAGATTGTTTAGATAAAAACCCTCAAATTATATTAATAGCTACTGGTTCAGAAGTATCTTTAGCTGTTGAAATATATAAAAAATTATCTTTTTTGAAATATAAAATTAGAGTAATATCTATGCCATCCACTGATACTTTTGATAAGCAAACAAAAGAATATCAAGATTATATATTACCTAAACATATTAAAAAAAGAGTAGCTATTGAAGCTGGATCTACAGATTTTTGGTATAAATATGTAGGTTTAAATGGTCTTGTAATTGGTATTAATAAATTTGGATATTCTGGATCTGCAGAAAAATTATTTGAAAAATTTGGTTTTACAGTTGAAAATATTATTTTAAAAATAAAAAAAACTTTTAAAATTATATAA
- a CDS encoding Bax inhibitor-1/YccA family protein encodes MIEYQDLKSTTLKKEKYHIQTYFRRVYGWMSCGLLLTAFVSWYVSNTIEVSNYLLNNKFCLLGLCFLQFALVFIMSNLLNRLSGKTLTTLFMFYSSLTGLTTAGIFSVYNQNTIFTAFITTSLMFLSMCFWGYVTKKDLSYLGNIILMGIFGIIISSLTNFWLQNNLLSSIINYVSVIFFTLLIAYDTQKLKNIAKQISLNINDKDNLRRYAILGALMLYLDFINLFFIILNLISNNDNNDDK; translated from the coding sequence ATGATAGAATATCAAGACTTAAAAAGTACTACTTTAAAAAAAGAAAAATATCATATACAGACATACTTTAGAAGGGTATACGGATGGATGTCTTGTGGTTTGCTATTAACAGCATTTGTTTCTTGGTATGTTTCTAACACAATAGAAGTAAGTAATTATTTATTAAATAATAAGTTTTGTTTGTTAGGATTATGTTTTTTACAATTTGCATTAGTTTTTATTATGTCTAATTTATTAAATAGATTATCAGGGAAAACATTAACTACATTATTTATGTTTTATTCTTCTTTAACAGGCTTAACAACAGCAGGAATATTTTCTGTATATAATCAAAATACAATTTTTACAGCTTTTATAACTACATCATTAATGTTTCTATCTATGTGTTTTTGGGGATATGTTACTAAAAAAGATTTAAGTTATTTAGGAAATATAATTTTAATGGGGATCTTTGGTATAATTATATCTTCATTAACAAATTTTTGGTTACAAAATAATTTATTATCATCTATAATAAATTATGTTAGTGTAATTTTTTTTACATTATTGATTGCATATGATACACAAAAATTAAAAAATATTGCAAAACAAATTAGTTTAAATATCAATGATAAGGATAATTTAAGAAGATACGCTATTTTAGGAGCACTTATGTTATATTTAGATTTTATTAATCTATTTTTTATAATATTAAATTTAATTAGTAATAATGATAATAATGATGATAAATAA
- the rsmH gene encoding 16S rRNA (cytosine(1402)-N(4))-methyltransferase RsmH: MNHIPVLLKESIQSLNIKNNGMYIDATYGCGGHTKLILSKLGNYGRIYAIDCDIKTILKHKIIDNRIVYINNNFSNLKSILDNKIGKIDGILFDLGISSFQLNNPQRGFSYMFNGPLDMRINQKKEETAYTLLKNINEKKLSEILKKYGEEKYHKKIAYNIKKYILHKKLNNTQDLSTLICSINKKSKFKHPAKRSFQAIRIFLNKEIEELKKALNNSLKLLKKGGILSIISFHSIEDRIIKYFMKKNSILYKKNIHHKLPLTEKEINNFYYKNNKIKLKIISRIFPSKKEIFKNPRSRSAILRIAEKI; encoded by the coding sequence ATGAATCATATACCAGTTTTACTAAAAGAATCTATTCAAAGTTTAAATATTAAAAATAACGGAATGTATATAGATGCTACTTATGGTTGTGGAGGACATACAAAATTAATTTTATCTAAATTAGGAAATTATGGACGAATTTATGCAATAGATTGTGATATAAAAACAATTTTAAAACATAAAATTATAGATAATAGAATTGTTTATATTAATAATAATTTTTCAAATTTAAAATCTATTTTAGATAATAAAATAGGTAAAATAGATGGCATATTGTTTGATTTAGGAATCTCTTCATTTCAATTAAATAATCCACAAAGAGGTTTTTCTTATATGTTTAATGGACCATTAGATATGCGTATAAATCAAAAAAAAGAGGAAACAGCTTATACTTTATTAAAAAATATAAATGAAAAAAAATTATCTGAAATACTAAAAAAATATGGTGAAGAAAAATACCATAAAAAAATAGCATATAATATAAAAAAATATATTTTACATAAAAAATTAAATAATACACAAGATTTATCTACTTTAATATGTTCTATCAATAAAAAAAGTAAATTTAAACATCCAGCTAAGAGATCTTTTCAAGCAATAAGAATTTTTTTAAATAAAGAAATAGAAGAATTAAAAAAAGCTTTAAATAATTCATTAAAATTATTAAAAAAAGGTGGTATTTTATCAATTATTAGTTTTCATTCAATAGAAGATAGAATCATCAAATATTTTATGAAAAAAAATAGTATTTTATATAAAAAAAATATTCATCATAAATTACCTTTAACTGAAAAAGAAATAAATAATTTTTATTATAAAAATAATAAGATAAAATTAAAAATTATTAGTAGAATTTTCCCTAGTAAAAAAGAAATTTTTAAAAATCCCAGATCAAGAAGTGCAATACTACGTATTGCAGAAAAAATTTAA